The following proteins are co-located in the Nerophis lumbriciformis linkage group LG22, RoL_Nlum_v2.1, whole genome shotgun sequence genome:
- the LOC133615648 gene encoding cytochrome b-c1 complex subunit 2, mitochondrial-like, translating into MRGIRSFNNFSKRCYAAARRSEPLTQHLATTRKPSPAPPTPPQHVQVSKLPNGLVIVSLENYSPMSTVGVFVKAGSRYETLENQGVSHVLRLAANLTTKGGSAFKICRSVEALGGSLNVTSSREAMAYTTDCLRDHLDQIFEHLVNVTTAQEFRPWEVDDLTSRVKIDRALAQQSPQIVLLEKLHEVAYKNALSNSLYCPDYMIGRISPEKLQLFVEDHFTSSRMALVGLGVPHSVMRQLGEGLMSVRSGAGAPETTAVYRGGELRMQNSDSLVHALVVSQGGVMASAEANAFVVLQRILGAGPHVKRGANVTSKLSRGIAEATTQPFDASTFNTSYSDSGLFGIYTISQANAAGDVIKAAVAQIKGVAEGNVSAEDITRAKTQAKCEYLMSIESSESLMEEMGAQALTTAAYQHPEAVLQAIDAITQDDVVKAAKKFVEGKKTMAASGHLINTPFVDEL; encoded by the exons ATGAGAGGAATTCGTTCCTTCAACAACTTCTCT AAACGGTGCTACGCTGCCGCCAGACGAAGTGAACCCCTGACTCAGCACTTGGCTACTACCCGCAAGCCCTCCCCAGCACCACCGACCCCTCCTCAACATGTCCAG GTGTCCAAGCTCCCAAATGGTCTGGTGATAGTGTCCCTGGAGAACTACTCACCCATGTCCACTGTGGGGGTGTTTGTGAAAGCAGGGAGTCGCTATGAGACCCTGGAAAACCAGGGTGTGTCTCATGTGCTGCGGCTGGCTGCAAACCTG ACTACTAAAGGTGGTTCTGCCTTCAAGATCTGCCGCAGTGTGGAAGCTCTGGGAGGCAGTCTGAA TGTAACATCCTCCAGGGAAGCTATGGCCTACACTACAGACTGCTTAAGAGATCACCT AGATCAAATATTTGAGCATTTGGTCAACGTGACCACGGCTCAGGAGTTCAGGCCTTGGGAAGTGGACGACCTGACATCCAGGGTGAAGATTGACAGAGCTTTGGCTCAGCAGTCTCCTCAAATAG TTTTGCTAGAGAAGTTGCATGAAGTGGCGTACAAAAACGCCCTGTCCAACTCTTTGTACTGCCCCGACTACATGATTGGCCGCATTTCTCCAGAAAAA CTGCAGTTATTTGTGGAAGACCATTTCACTTCTAGCAGGATGGCTCTTGTCGGACTTG GTGTACCGCACTCTGTAATGCGGCAACTGGGCGAGGGGCTCATGAGTGTCCGCAGTGGGGCTGGAGCTCCTGAGACTACGGCAGTTTACCGTGGAG GGGAGCTTCGTATGCAGAACAGTGACTCCCTGGTTCACGCGCTGGTCGTCAGCCAAGGTGGCGTGATGGCCAGCGCAGAGGCGAACGCATTTGTGGTGCTGCAAAGGATCCTGGGAGCTGGGCCGCATGTAAAGCGAGGGGCCAACGTTACCAGCAAGCTGAGTCGGGGTATTGCTGAAGCAACCACACAGCCTTTTGAT GCCTCAACCTTCAATACTTCATATTCTGACTCCGGTCTGTTTGGGATCTACACCATCTCACAAGCTAATGCTGCCGGAGAC GTGATCAAAGCTGCTGTTGCGCAAATAAAAGGTGTGGCTGAGGGCAACGTGTCTGCAGAGGACATCACCAGGGCAAA GACTCAGGCTAAATGTGAATATCTGATGTCAATTGAGAGTTCTGAGAGTCTGATGGAGGAGATGGGTGCTCAAGCTCTGACGACTGCAGCGTACCAGCATCCTGAGGCGGTTCTCCAGGCTATTGACGCCATCACCCAGGATGATGTGGTCAAG GCTGCAAAGAAATTTGTGGAGGGTAAGAAGACCATGGCAGCTAGTGGACATCTCATTAATACACCTTTTGTGGATGAGTTATGA